AACGACGCGTCGACGGACGGTTACAGGAACTCGGCCACGTCGGAGTACCACATGTCGTGGCGGTCGACGCGGCCGACGCGTTCGGCGATGTCGACCGCCAGCGCGTGCCAGCAGCGCTCGCTCGGGTCGGACGTGTCGAGGTTGTAGGTGGCGTCCCGGCAGTCGCACCCGCCGTCCTCGACGACGTGTTCCTCCCGGTAGCCGACGACGACGGTGAAGTCCCGGTAGCGTTTCACCCGGCCCTCGGCGACGGCCTCGATCGCGCGGCGGCCGCGGTCGCCGTGGAGGGTGATGACCTCGGCGACGACGGGCGGTCGGAGCTCGCCGGCGGTCGCCAGCGCCGCGCGCCAGTCCTCGGCCGCGAGGTCGGCGAGCTCGCCCGGGTCGAGGTCGGAGTCGTCCGCCGCGGCGGACCCCGAATCGGCGTCAGCAGCGGCTTCGGGCGTCGCGTCCGGATCGGCGCCGCCGTCGCCCTGCGTCACGTCGCGCCGGTTGGCGTGGCCGGGGCAAAACGCTTCGGTCCCGCCGGGTGACGCGTCGTCCGAGTTCGGGCCGTCAGCGCTAGGGTCGTCCGCGCTCGGCCCCTCCGCGCTCGGACCGATCCCACGCCAGTTAACCGCGCGGGCGGCGCACGTCCGCCAACGATGGAGGTCACGGAGGGCGGCGTCACCGTCGAGGTCGAGGGCGCGCGCGACGGCGCCAGCGAGGGCCGCGCCGACGAGGTGTTCTACAACCCCGAGATGGAGCTGAACCGCGACATCACGGTCGCCGTGTTGCGGGCGTACGCCGACCGCGAGCCGCGCGCGGAGACGTACCTCGACGCGATGGCCGCCTCCGGCGTCCGTGCGACCCGGGCGGCCGCCGAGGGGTGGGACGTGACCGCCGCAGACGTGGACGACGACGCCGTCGCGCTCGCGGAGCGGAACCTCGCGGAGTACGGCGGGGAGGCCGTCCAGCGCGACGCGAACGCGCTGCTGCACGAGGGCTTCTTCGACGTGGTCGACGTGGACCCGTACGGCTCCCCGATGCCGTTCGTCGACGCCGCGATCGCGGGCACGCGGAACCTGCTGTGTGTCACTGCGACCGACACCGCGCCGCTGTGTGGGGCCCACTTCGAGTCGGGCGTCCGCCGCTACGACACCGTCCCGCGAAACACCGAGTACCACTCCGAGATGGGGCTGCGCGTGCTGATCGGCGCGCTCGTGCGCCGGGCGGCCAGCCGCGACAAGGCCGCGGTCCCGATCTGTTCGCACGTCTCGCGCCACTACGCGCGCACCTACCTCGAACTGGAGGCCAACGCCACCGACGCGACGGCGACCCTGGAGGACCTGGGGTTCGTCCACCACTGCGAGGACTGCCTCGAACGCGACCACGAGTTCGGCCGGCTGCCCGACGTGCCCGAGACGTGCCCGGACTGCGGGTCGAACAGGGTCCTCACGGCGGGGCCGATCTGGCTCGGGCCGGTCGCCGACGCCGGGTTCACCGAGCGGGTCGCCGACGAGGTGACCGACGACATGGGGGAGGCCAAACGCGCGCGGAAGCTGCTCGACACCGTGGCCGACGAGTTGGACACGCCGACCCATTACGACCAGCACCGCCTGTGCAAGCAGTGGACGCGCCCGGCCGTCGGCATGGACGAGTTCGTCGACGCGCTGCGGGAGGCCGGCTTCGCGGCCTCGCACGCGCACTACTCGGGAACCGCGTTCAAGACCGACGCGACGGTCGCCGAGATGCGCGAGGCGACCGCGGATCTCGGGTAACGAACGACCTCGGCTAATCCGTCGTCTCGGGGAGCGAATCGACTTCGCGGACGCCGCAACCGCGGGCGCGGGTCCCCCGCAGCTTCCCGCGGCCCGGCCGCCGCCCTCTTTGACCTCGGCCGACAACGCGGTCGGTGTGTCCAACGACGCCCGCGATCCCCCGGCGGCCGGCGGCGACGGAGCCCGGACCGGTCTCGGCGGCCCGGTGGCGGTCGCGGGCGCCGTCGTCCGGGCCGTTCGCGCGGCAGACGCGACGTTCGTTGCGGGGAGCCTCGCGTACTACAGCGGCGTCGCGACCCTTCCGGTCGCGGTGTTGGCGGCCGCGCTCGTCGCGCACGCCGGCGACGGCGTCGTCGCCTCGGGGGCCGTCACCGCGGGCGGGGAGCTGTTGACGCCCCGGGGTCGGACGTTCCTCCGGGGGTCGATCGGCGACGTGTCCCGGCGCCGGGGGATCGTCGTCGTCGCGGGGGCGTTGGCGTGTTTCTCGGTCGTACAGCTGTTCCGCGGGCTCGACCGTGCGTTCGCCGCCGTCTACGGGGTGGAGAAACGGGGCGTCCGTTCGCGCGTCCGCGACACGCTGTTCGCGCTCGCCGTCGGCGGCCTCGGCGTCCTCGCGGTGTTGCTCGCGGCGGGGGCGCTGTCGCTGTACACCAACGAGTCGCTCGTGCGCGCGGCCGTCCCCCTCGCCGTGCTCCTGCTGTCGACCGTGGGGCTGTTCCCGCTGTTTTACGCGCTCCCGGCGACGCCGGTGTCCCGCGCGGAGGTGCTCCCGGGGACGCTCGTCGCCGCCGTGGGATGGACGGTCACGGGCGCCGTGCTCGGTGCGTACGCCGACGCCGGCGTCGGCGTCGGGATCTACGGCTCCCTCGGGGGCCTGCTCGTGCTCGTCGCGTGGTTCTACGCGGCGAACCTGCTCGTGCTCGTCGGCGCGGCGACGAACGCGGTGCTGGCCGGCCACGTCTGACTCGCCGTGCGTTCCCGCCGTCCCGGGACGAACCGTGCGCTTTTCTCGCGGTCGCGTGAACACGACGACGTGGACGCCGAACACGAGCCCGCGGGGGCGACGGGGTCGCTCCGGCGGACAGCGACGTTCCTCCGCGGGGTCGCCGCGCGGACGAGCGAGGAGAACGTCACCTTCCTGGCGGCGGGCGTGGCGTACTACGCGTTCGTCTCGCTGTTGCCGGCGGCGGTTCTGGCGCTCGTCGTCGCGGTGACGGTGGGCGGCCAGCGGCTCGCGACCGCGGTCGTCGCCGCGAGCGCGGACGTGCTCACCGAGAGCGGGCAGGAACTCCTCGTCGCCGCGCTCGTCGACGGCCCCGGGCAGGGGTCGGTGACGCTCATCGGCCTCCCGCTCACGCTGTGGGGGGCGCTGAAGGTGCTTCGCGGCCTCGACATCGCCTTCTCGCAGGTGTACGGGACCGACGACGCCGTCGGGTTCGTGGACCAACTTCGCGACGCGCTGGTTGTCGCCGCGAGCGTCGGCGGCAGCCTCGGCGCGATGGTCCTGCTCGGGACGGCAGTCGCCCTCGTCGACGTCAGTGCCGTCACCGTCGTCGCGAGCTACCTCGCGCTCCCGGTGCTCCTCACGGCCGCGTTTCTCCCGATGTACTACGTGTTTCCCGACTCCGACGTGTCCGTCCGCGACGTGCTCCCCGGCGCCGTCTTCGCCGGCGTCGGCTGGACCGTCCTCCGGATCGCGTTTCAAGCGTACGTGGAGTTCACCGCCGGCGGCGACGGCGAAGGGGCCGTCTACGGCGTGCTCGGCGCCGTGCTGCTGTTCGTAACGTTCCTCTACTTCGGCGCGACGCTGGTGCTGGTCGGCGCCGTCGTCAACGTCGTTCTCGCCGAGCGCCGCGGGCGGTCGCGGGCGGGAAGCGCCGCCGGCGACGGCAGAGACCGGCAGGATAAAGGGACGGACACGCGTGCGAAGTGACGAATGAGCGGCGAGACCGCGAGCGCCGGAACGGCGGCCGACGGCGAGGAGGACGACGGCCGTCCGGCGCCCGACATCGGGGAGTTGGACGAGCGCGTCGCCGAGCTCCGCGCGGACCTCGACGCGATCGACGACAGGACCGTGGAGAAGCCGGCGATCGAGGCCGAACTGAAGCGGTACGTCCGCCGGCGGATGCGCCGCGGCCACGCCCGCGGCTGGGGACCGTACCTCGTGTTGCTGTACGGCACCGTGATGACCCTCGGCGCGTTCTACTTCCTCGAGGGGTGGGTCGCGATAGCCGCGATGCTCGTGTTGTTCCTCTCGACGCTGGGGCTGTACACGCTGTTCGTCCTCGTCGGCGTCGGGCTGAATCTCGTGTCGGTGCCCGGACGCGCCGTCGACGCCGTCCGCGAGCGGCGGTGAGGTGAACCCGTGTTCCGCACAGTCACCAGAGATCTGCTCGCGGTGCCCGGCTGGCTCGTCCCGATCGCCGCGGTTCTCACCCAGCTGGGCGACCCGTGGTTCCTCTATCTCGGGCTCGCGCTCCTCTACTGGCTCGCCGACGACCGGCTGGCCGCCAACCCGCGTCGCGTCGGCGCGACTGTCGTCGCCGTCGGGCTCGGCGCCCTGGCGGTGACGGTCGGCCTCAAGAGCCTGTTCGCATTCCCCCGGCCGCCCGGCGCCGGCGAGGCTGCCGTGCCGCTGTGGCTCCCCGACCTCCTCTCGGACGCGTACGTCAACGCCGCAACCGGCGACGGCTTCGGCTTCCCGTCGGGCCACGCGATCGGCGCGACGATGGTGTACGGCGGCCTCGCGACGTTCCTCGACGTGGGCGACAGACGGACGCGCCGGGGGGTCGCCGCCGGCGTGATCGTCGTCGTCGCGCTCAGCCGGATCGCGCTCGGCGTCCACTACCTCGCCGACGTCGCGGTCGGGATCGCCGTCGGGCTCGCCGGCCTGTGGCTGTTCGGACGGATCGCCCGCACGGGGTTCCGGCCGAACCCCGACCGGGCGTTCTTCCTCGCGGCCGTCCTCGGCGCGGCGGCGACGGTCGTCGCGGCCGTCGGCGGCCACGGCGGCGAGGTGCTCGAGGCGGGGATCGTCGTGGGCGGCGGGCTCGGCGGCTACGCCGTCTGGCGGGTTCGCGGTACAGATCCCGCGCCGGTCGGCGCCGTCGGCACCGTCGCCGGCCTGGCGCTCATCGCCGCGGTGTTCGGCGGCGCCTACGTCGTCGCCTCCGCCGGGCTCCCGTACGTCTTCGGCGTCGTCCCCGACACGACCCCCTTCCGCCTGCTCGCGGTCGTTCCCCTGTCGTTCGCCGGCGTCTCGCTCGTCGTCGCCTGGCCGACGATCGTGGACCGGGCTCGGACGGGCGGAGCGGACGAGTCGGACGCCGAGTCGGTCGCGGACCTGATCGCCGAGGCCGAGCCCAACGCGGACGGTCCGGAATCCGAGCGGTCGGAGTGAGGACGCCGGGGACGGGGCGAGGACGCCGCCGAGGGGTCGGTCTTGTGAGTGGAGCGCTGTGGCGACCACGGAGGAACGCCGAGGCAGTGGCAAAGAACCGCGAAAAAAAAAAAAATCGGCACGGGGAGAACCGAGTCGGGTTCGGGGCCGGGACGGCGACCGGGTCGGGCCCGTCACCCGTCGTCGCGGCTCAGAACTTCTCGAGGTAGCGGTCGAGCTC
This genomic stretch from Halobaculum roseum harbors:
- a CDS encoding phosphatase PAP2 family protein, translating into MFRTVTRDLLAVPGWLVPIAAVLTQLGDPWFLYLGLALLYWLADDRLAANPRRVGATVVAVGLGALAVTVGLKSLFAFPRPPGAGEAAVPLWLPDLLSDAYVNAATGDGFGFPSGHAIGATMVYGGLATFLDVGDRRTRRGVAAGVIVVVALSRIALGVHYLADVAVGIAVGLAGLWLFGRIARTGFRPNPDRAFFLAAVLGAAATVVAAVGGHGGEVLEAGIVVGGGLGGYAVWRVRGTDPAPVGAVGTVAGLALIAAVFGGAYVVASAGLPYVFGVVPDTTPFRLLAVVPLSFAGVSLVVAWPTIVDRARTGGADESDAESVADLIAEAEPNADGPESERSE
- a CDS encoding YihY/virulence factor BrkB family protein encodes the protein MSNDARDPPAAGGDGARTGLGGPVAVAGAVVRAVRAADATFVAGSLAYYSGVATLPVAVLAAALVAHAGDGVVASGAVTAGGELLTPRGRTFLRGSIGDVSRRRGIVVVAGALACFSVVQLFRGLDRAFAAVYGVEKRGVRSRVRDTLFALAVGGLGVLAVLLAAGALSLYTNESLVRAAVPLAVLLLSTVGLFPLFYALPATPVSRAEVLPGTLVAAVGWTVTGAVLGAYADAGVGVGIYGSLGGLLVLVAWFYAANLLVLVGAATNAVLAGHV
- a CDS encoding tRNA (guanine(26)-N(2))-dimethyltransferase, with the protein product MEVTEGGVTVEVEGARDGASEGRADEVFYNPEMELNRDITVAVLRAYADREPRAETYLDAMAASGVRATRAAAEGWDVTAADVDDDAVALAERNLAEYGGEAVQRDANALLHEGFFDVVDVDPYGSPMPFVDAAIAGTRNLLCVTATDTAPLCGAHFESGVRRYDTVPRNTEYHSEMGLRVLIGALVRRAASRDKAAVPICSHVSRHYARTYLELEANATDATATLEDLGFVHHCEDCLERDHEFGRLPDVPETCPDCGSNRVLTAGPIWLGPVADAGFTERVADEVTDDMGEAKRARKLLDTVADELDTPTHYDQHRLCKQWTRPAVGMDEFVDALREAGFAASHAHYSGTAFKTDATVAEMREATADLG